A genome region from Microplitis demolitor isolate Queensland-Clemson2020A chromosome 1, iyMicDemo2.1a, whole genome shotgun sequence includes the following:
- the LOC103576832 gene encoding UDP-glucose 6-dehydrogenase-like: MTIKKICGIGAGYVGGPTCSVIALKCPDIRVTVVDKSKEKIAQWNSEKLPIYEPGLDEVVKKCRGKNLFFSTDIEAAIQEADLIFISVNTPTKTFGNGKGRAADLKYVENTARMIAKDATDHTIIVEKSTVPVKAAKSIMNILQANHKPRVSYQILSNPEFLAEGTAIDNLVNPDRVLIGGEDSSKGREAIDELCNIYEHWIPRDKIFTTNTWSSELSKLAANAFLAQRISSINSLSAVCEGTGADVSEVAKAVGLDSRIGSNFLRASVGFGGSCFQKDLLNLVYICECLNLPEVAAYWQQVINMNEYQKSRFSNKIIESLFNTVTDKHIAILGFAFKKNTGDTRESPAIAVANNLLDEGAVLHIYDPKVEETQIIDNLSAVNIDDLKNRVNVFGNAYSATKNTHAIVVCTEWDEFIELDFERIYAEMTKPAYIFDGRKILDHEKLQKIGFNVQTIGKRVSRIAVSRTWGSSIQM, encoded by the exons atgacaataaaaaaaatttgcggcaTTGGTGCTGGGTATGTAGGTGGACCAACATGTAGTGTAATAGCATTAAAGTGTCCTGATATCCGTGTGACGGTTGTTGATAAAAGCAAAGAGAAGATAGCTCAGTGGAACTCGGAGAAACTGCCGATTTATGAACCGGGTCTGGATGAAGTGGTGAAAAAATGccgaggaaaaaatttattcttctCAACGGACATTGAAGCTGCGATACAGGAagctgatttaatttttatatctgtaAATACACCGACCAAGACATTTGGGAATGGTAAAGGCCGTGCCGCTGATTTGAAGTACGTTGAAAATACAGCGAGAATGATAGCTAAGGACGCGACTGATCATACAATTATTGTAGAAAAAAGCACGGTGCCTGTTAAAGCTGCTAAAagtattatgaatattttacaAGCTAATCATAAGCCACGGGTTTCCTATCAA ATACTTTCAAATCCCGAGTTTTTAGCTGAAGGAACAGCAATTGATAATTTAGTGAATCCAGATCGTGTCTTAATTGGAGGTGAAGATTCTTCGAAGGGACGTGAAGCTATTGATGAGCTCTGTAATATATACGAGCACTGGATTCCACGTGATAAAATCTTTACCACCAACACGTGGAGCTCCGAACTGTCTAAGCTGGCGGCTAATGCATTTTTAGCTCAGCGAATATCCAGTATCAATTCACTGTCTGCTGTGTGTGAAGGTACTGGAGCTGATGTATCTGAAGTGGCGAAAGCCGTTGGTTTGGACTCGCGAATTGGTTCCAACTTTCTTCGAGCCTCAGTGGGTTTTGGTGGCTCTTGCTTCCAAAAAGATCTACTCAATCTTGTATACATATGCGAGTGCCTCAATTTACCAGAAGTTGCTGCTTATTGGCAACAAGTGATTAATATGAACGAGTACCAGAAGTCTAGATTCTCGAACAAAATCATTGAGAGTCTTTTCAATACTGTCACAGATAAACATATCGCGATACTAGGGttcgcatttaaaaaaaatactggaGACACTAGAGAAAGTCCTGCTATCGCTGTGGCCAATAACCTACTTGATGAAGGGGCCGTTCTTCACATTTACGATCCCaag GTAGAAGAAACTcagataattgataatttatcagCTGTAAATATTGATGACCTTAAAAATCGTGTTAATGTTTTTGGCAATGCATACAGTGCTACCAAGAATACTCATGCCATTGTCGTATGTACAGAATGGGAtgaatttatt GAACTGGATTTCGAACGTATCTACGCAGAAATGACCAAGCCGGCGTACATATTCGATGGTCGTAAAATTCTAGAccatgaaaaattacaaaagattGGTTTTAATGTCCAAACAATTGGTAAACGTGTGTCACGAATTGCCGTTTCAAGGACTTGGGGCAGCTCAATACAGATGTAA